The Streptomyces sp. CC0208 genome window below encodes:
- a CDS encoding Rieske (2Fe-2S) protein, giving the protein MTQSPTRRTILLATGAATLTAGCSEYGNENSDSGSSSVQAGTELAKTSEIPVGGGKIFKEEKVVVTQPKKGEFKAFSDICTHQGCQVSSVSGGTINCPCHGSKFHIADGSVANPPATRPLPEKQIRVSGDSIELA; this is encoded by the coding sequence ATGACACAGAGCCCGACGCGGCGCACGATCCTTCTCGCGACGGGCGCGGCCACGCTGACCGCCGGCTGCAGCGAGTACGGCAACGAGAACAGCGACTCCGGGTCCAGTTCGGTGCAGGCCGGCACCGAACTGGCGAAGACGAGCGAGATCCCGGTCGGCGGCGGGAAGATCTTCAAGGAGGAGAAGGTCGTCGTCACCCAGCCGAAGAAGGGCGAGTTCAAGGCCTTCTCGGACATCTGCACCCACCAGGGCTGCCAGGTGAGCAGTGTCTCCGGCGGCACCATCAACTGCCCGTGCCACGGCAGCAAGTTCCACATCGCGGACGGCTCGGTGGCCAACCCGCCGGCCACCAGGCCGCTGCCCGAGAAGCAGATCAGGGTCAGCGGGGACTCGATCGAGCTCGCCTAG
- a CDS encoding ADP-ribosylglycohydrolase family protein, which translates to MTMIVTKRAATGTLVGLALGDALGFPTEFNDVRSILVKCGPWREMELSTPAVVSDDTQMTLAVGRGLRTAMDRGVLGPKRLERPLREEFVDWYQSPENNRAPGNTCLRACHLLKNEQLPWQDASQINSKGCGANMRVAPVGLVPGLSDEQRAGAAQLQAALTHGHPTGLAASDLTARAVRLLALGTAPGELVGLLRSYALVNRGQYHERWLGDLWTRSQDPTSGQFIARGWDECLAVLDRLDDAVRNASPEEDPCLATGAGWIAEEALATGLLCFLQFPEEPLTALRRAACSSGDSDSIACLTGAFAGAHLGAEAWPVEWADRIEYGSELVTLGALWDS; encoded by the coding sequence ATGACCATGATCGTGACCAAACGCGCCGCCACCGGCACCCTCGTCGGCCTCGCCCTCGGGGACGCCCTCGGCTTCCCGACCGAGTTCAACGACGTGCGGTCGATCCTCGTCAAGTGCGGGCCGTGGCGGGAGATGGAGCTGAGCACGCCGGCCGTCGTCAGCGACGACACACAGATGACGCTGGCGGTGGGCAGGGGGCTGCGTACAGCGATGGACCGGGGGGTTCTCGGGCCCAAGCGCCTGGAGCGGCCCCTACGGGAGGAGTTCGTCGACTGGTATCAGTCGCCGGAGAACAACCGAGCGCCGGGAAACACGTGTCTGCGGGCATGCCACCTGCTCAAGAATGAGCAACTGCCCTGGCAGGACGCCAGCCAGATCAACTCCAAGGGCTGCGGCGCCAACATGCGCGTCGCCCCCGTCGGACTCGTCCCCGGACTCAGCGACGAACAGCGCGCGGGCGCCGCCCAGTTGCAGGCCGCGCTCACCCATGGCCACCCGACGGGGCTCGCCGCCTCCGATCTCACCGCACGAGCCGTACGGCTGCTCGCACTGGGCACCGCGCCGGGCGAGCTGGTGGGGCTGCTGCGGTCGTACGCGTTGGTGAACCGGGGCCAGTACCACGAGCGTTGGCTCGGCGACCTGTGGACGCGGAGCCAGGACCCGACGTCCGGGCAGTTCATCGCGCGCGGCTGGGACGAGTGCCTGGCGGTCCTCGACCGGCTCGACGACGCCGTGCGCAACGCCTCGCCGGAGGAGGACCCGTGCCTGGCCACCGGAGCGGGCTGGATCGCCGAAGAGGCCCTGGCCACCGGGCTGTTGTGCTTCCTGCAGTTCCCGGAGGAGCCGCTGACGGCCCTGCGGCGGGCCGCGTGCAGCTCCGGCGACTCCGACTCGATCGCCTGTCTGACGGGCGCCTTCGCGGGCGCCCATCTGGGAGCGGAGGCGTGGCCGGTCGAGTGGGCCGACCGGATCGAGTACGGCAGTGAACTGGTGACGCTCGGGGCGCTCTGGGACTCCTGA
- the scpB gene encoding SMC-Scp complex subunit ScpB, with protein sequence MSEETTEAPAGPPGVADLDLKPALEAVLMVVDEPATEEHLSKILERPKRQITRALRELAGEYAAQGRGFELRHVANGWRFYTRAAYAPAVERFVLDGQQARLTQAALETLAVVAYRQPVSRSRVSAVRGVNCDGVMRTLLQRGLVAEAGTEPETGAILYVTTNYFLERMGLRGLDELPELAPFLPEAEAIEAETQEAVPSFDPDAPDSEDTDDN encoded by the coding sequence GTGAGCGAGGAGACCACCGAAGCCCCGGCGGGACCGCCGGGCGTCGCCGACCTCGATCTGAAGCCGGCCCTGGAGGCCGTCCTGATGGTCGTGGACGAGCCCGCGACCGAGGAGCACCTGTCGAAGATCCTGGAGCGGCCGAAGCGGCAGATCACCAGGGCGCTGCGCGAGCTGGCGGGGGAGTACGCCGCTCAGGGGCGCGGTTTCGAGCTGCGGCACGTCGCGAACGGCTGGCGGTTCTACACCCGGGCCGCGTACGCCCCCGCCGTGGAGCGGTTCGTCCTGGACGGTCAGCAGGCCCGGCTCACCCAGGCGGCGCTGGAGACGCTGGCGGTGGTCGCCTACCGTCAGCCGGTCAGCCGCAGCCGGGTCTCCGCGGTGCGCGGAGTGAACTGTGACGGTGTGATGCGCACCCTTCTCCAGCGGGGCCTGGTGGCGGAGGCGGGCACGGAACCCGAAACAGGTGCGATCCTGTACGTGACGACGAACTACTTCCTGGAGCGGATGGGCCTGCGCGGTCTGGACGAGCTCCCGGAACTCGCGCCCTTCCTCCCGGAGGCGGAGGCGATCGAGGCCGAGACCCAGGAAGCCGTACCGTCGTTCGATCCGGACGCCCCGGATTCCGAGGACACAGACGACAACTAG
- a CDS encoding GNAT family N-acetyltransferase encodes MPELKLLRAAHAPAVLAFELANRAYFAASVPDRGDDFFDRFADRFSALLAEQEAGICVFHVLVAEDGSILGRFNLYDLEDGTAVLGYRVARHVAGRGTATATVLELCELATKRYGLHTLRAATAHENVASRKVLVKAGFVAVGPADPAELGGKPGTWYQRDLALRQ; translated from the coding sequence GTGCCCGAGCTGAAGCTGTTGCGTGCTGCTCACGCCCCGGCGGTCCTGGCCTTCGAGCTGGCGAACCGCGCGTACTTCGCCGCCTCGGTCCCCGACCGCGGTGACGACTTCTTCGACCGGTTCGCCGACCGGTTCAGCGCCCTGCTGGCCGAGCAGGAGGCCGGCATCTGCGTTTTCCACGTGCTGGTCGCCGAGGACGGCTCGATTCTGGGCCGGTTCAATCTGTACGACCTCGAGGACGGCACCGCCGTACTCGGCTACCGGGTCGCACGGCACGTGGCCGGCCGCGGCACGGCGACCGCGACCGTTCTGGAACTGTGCGAGCTGGCGACGAAGCGGTACGGGCTGCACACCCTGCGGGCGGCCACCGCCCACGAGAACGTCGCGTCCCGGAAGGTGCTGGTCAAGGCCGGGTTCGTCGCGGTCGGCCCGGCCGATCCGGCAGAGCTCGGCGGCAAGCCGGGCACCTGGTACCAGCGCGATCTGGCACTCCGGCAGTAG
- a CDS encoding pseudouridine synthase, with protein MRSSSGRNSSGNNGGSRGGNSGGRGGSSGGRGGSTGGRGNYRGAGNDRDDKQGGRPKKPRPEERRYDVGPGGTHEGPKSGRGASARGGAKGGPKQGQGTGRGRSVPATSREYEARAEERNRERYAGKKDVKPPKTFPGAEQEGERLQKILARAGYGSRRSCEELIEQARVEVNGEIVLEQGKRVDPERDEVKVDGLTVATQSYQFFSLNKPAGVVSTMEDNEGRQCLGDYVTNRETRLFHVGRLDTETEGVILLTNHGELAHRLTHPRYGVKKVYLAHIVGPIPRDLGKQLKDGIQLEDGYAKADHFRVVEQTGKNYLVEVTLHEGRKHIVRRMLAEAGFPVDKLVRVAFGPITLGDQKSGWLRRLSNTEVGMLMKEVDL; from the coding sequence ATGCGAAGCAGCAGCGGCAGGAACAGCAGCGGAAACAACGGCGGGAGCCGTGGTGGCAACAGCGGCGGCCGCGGCGGCAGCAGCGGTGGTCGCGGCGGGAGCACCGGTGGTCGCGGTAACTACCGCGGCGCCGGCAACGACCGCGACGACAAGCAGGGCGGCCGGCCGAAGAAGCCCCGCCCCGAGGAGCGCCGCTACGACGTGGGTCCCGGCGGCACCCACGAGGGGCCGAAGTCCGGGCGCGGTGCCTCCGCGCGCGGTGGCGCCAAGGGCGGCCCCAAGCAGGGCCAGGGAACCGGACGCGGCCGTTCGGTGCCGGCGACCTCCCGTGAGTACGAGGCGCGGGCCGAGGAGCGCAACCGGGAGCGGTACGCGGGCAAGAAGGACGTGAAGCCGCCGAAGACCTTCCCGGGCGCCGAGCAGGAGGGCGAGCGGCTGCAGAAGATCCTCGCCCGCGCGGGCTACGGCTCGCGGCGGTCCTGCGAGGAGCTCATCGAGCAGGCCCGGGTCGAGGTCAACGGCGAGATCGTGCTGGAGCAGGGCAAGCGGGTCGACCCGGAGCGGGACGAGGTCAAGGTCGACGGCCTGACGGTGGCGACGCAGTCGTACCAGTTCTTCTCGCTGAACAAGCCCGCCGGCGTGGTCTCGACGATGGAGGACAACGAGGGCCGGCAGTGCCTCGGCGACTACGTCACCAACCGTGAGACGCGGCTCTTCCACGTGGGGCGGCTCGACACCGAGACCGAGGGTGTGATCCTGCTCACCAACCACGGGGAGCTGGCCCACCGGCTGACCCATCCCAGGTACGGCGTGAAGAAGGTCTACCTCGCGCACATCGTGGGCCCGATCCCGCGGGACCTGGGCAAGCAGCTCAAGGACGGCATCCAGCTGGAGGACGGGTACGCGAAGGCGGACCACTTCCGGGTCGTCGAGCAGACCGGCAAGAACTACCTCGTCGAGGTCACCCTCCACGAGGGGCGCAAGCACATCGTCCGCCGGATGCTCGCCGAGGCGGGCTTCCCGGTCGACAAGCTGGTGCGGGTCGCCTTCGGGCCCATCACCCTGGGCGACCAGAAGTCGGGCTGGCTGCGGCGGCTGTCCAACACCGAGGTCGGCATGCTGATGAAGGAAGTCGACCTGTAG
- a CDS encoding NUDIX domain-containing protein, which produces MDYDKYAHEPFAVTVDLAVLTVAEGALHALLVERGQEPYAGHWALPGGFVHPDESAETAARRELAEETGLSDLSGLHLEQLRTYSEPDRDPRMRVVSVAFAALLPDPPEPHGGSDAAEARWVPYDKAGPLAFDHDRILADAHERVGAKLEYTCLATAFCPPEFTLGELQQVYETVWGTALDRPNFRRKVLTTPGFVEAVPGAARLTGGRGKPAALYRAGPAATLRPPLLRPSPEGRPA; this is translated from the coding sequence GTGGACTACGACAAGTACGCCCACGAACCCTTCGCCGTCACCGTCGACCTCGCCGTCCTCACCGTCGCCGAAGGCGCCCTGCACGCGCTGCTCGTGGAGCGGGGCCAGGAGCCGTACGCCGGACACTGGGCGCTGCCCGGGGGGTTCGTGCACCCGGACGAGTCCGCCGAGACGGCGGCCCGGCGCGAACTCGCCGAGGAGACCGGCCTGTCGGACCTCTCCGGGCTGCATCTGGAGCAGTTGCGGACCTACAGCGAGCCCGACCGCGACCCCCGGATGCGGGTCGTCTCCGTCGCGTTCGCCGCACTGCTGCCCGACCCTCCCGAGCCGCACGGCGGCAGCGACGCGGCCGAGGCCCGCTGGGTGCCGTACGACAAGGCGGGACCGCTCGCCTTCGACCACGACCGCATCCTGGCCGACGCCCACGAACGCGTCGGCGCCAAGCTCGAGTACACCTGCCTCGCCACCGCCTTCTGCCCGCCCGAGTTCACTCTCGGCGAGCTCCAGCAGGTGTACGAGACCGTGTGGGGCACCGCCCTGGACCGGCCCAACTTCCGCCGCAAGGTGCTCACCACGCCCGGCTTCGTCGAGGCCGTCCCCGGCGCCGCGCGGCTGACCGGCGGCCGCGGCAAACCGGCGGCGCTCTACCGCGCGGGACCGGCCGCCACCCTGCGCCCCCCTCTCCTTCGACCGTCCCCGGAAGGACGCCCCGCATGA
- a CDS encoding DUF6529 family protein: protein MTVDPNAATQSWPSPEPERRPGAARYLIPALVAAAVAVALGAYGKVHDPAGTAFNLAGFSSTGAVKSWLATVAFFFALVQLVSALMVYGKLPGPSWSATAHRWSGRVAFLVAVPVAVHCLYALGFQSYESRVLWHSLLGCFFFGVFSAKMLLLRSERLPGWLLPIVGGLVFSALTILWLTSALWFFRTFGVTT, encoded by the coding sequence ATGACCGTCGACCCGAACGCGGCCACCCAGAGCTGGCCCTCGCCCGAACCCGAGCGCCGCCCCGGCGCGGCCCGCTATCTGATCCCGGCCCTGGTCGCCGCCGCGGTGGCGGTCGCCCTGGGCGCCTACGGCAAGGTCCACGACCCGGCGGGGACGGCCTTCAACCTCGCCGGCTTCAGCAGCACCGGCGCGGTGAAGTCATGGCTCGCGACGGTCGCGTTCTTCTTCGCGCTCGTACAGCTCGTCTCGGCACTGATGGTGTACGGCAAGCTGCCGGGCCCGAGCTGGTCCGCCACCGCGCACCGCTGGTCCGGCCGAGTGGCGTTCCTCGTCGCGGTCCCGGTCGCGGTGCACTGTCTGTACGCGCTGGGCTTCCAGTCGTACGAATCACGCGTTCTGTGGCACTCCCTCCTGGGTTGCTTCTTCTTCGGTGTGTTCAGTGCCAAGATGCTGCTGCTCCGCTCGGAGCGACTTCCCGGGTGGCTGCTGCCGATCGTCGGCGGGCTCGTCTTCAGCGCGCTCACGATCCTCTGGCTGACCTCCGCCCTCTGGTTCTTCCGCACCTTCGGAGTCACGACATGA
- a CDS encoding TIGR03086 family metal-binding protein, which produces MSAGELLERSLAYALGSVAGAQRVGLGTGTPCPEWDLGELLEHLDDSLDALYEGLSGARIGLLPHADRVCGFRTRACAVLGAWAAGPPEEVLVGERPLDVRVMAAVGAVEIAVHGWDVARSCGRPRPVPEGLAVELLSVARCVVGEEDRGVRFGAPVAAPSGAPAGTRLLAFLGRRS; this is translated from the coding sequence ATGAGCGCGGGGGAGTTGCTGGAGCGCTCGCTCGCCTACGCGCTGGGCAGCGTGGCGGGGGCGCAGCGCGTGGGTCTCGGCACGGGCACACCGTGCCCCGAGTGGGATCTGGGGGAGCTGCTGGAGCATCTCGACGACTCGCTGGACGCGCTGTACGAAGGGCTGAGCGGGGCGCGGATCGGGCTGCTCCCGCACGCCGACCGGGTCTGCGGCTTCCGCACCCGCGCGTGTGCCGTGCTCGGCGCCTGGGCCGCCGGGCCGCCCGAGGAGGTGCTGGTGGGTGAACGCCCGCTGGACGTGCGGGTGATGGCCGCCGTCGGCGCCGTCGAGATCGCCGTGCACGGATGGGACGTGGCCCGGTCCTGTGGTCGGCCGCGGCCCGTTCCCGAGGGCCTCGCGGTCGAACTCCTGTCCGTCGCCCGGTGCGTGGTGGGGGAGGAGGACCGGGGTGTGCGGTTCGGCGCACCGGTCGCCGCACCGTCCGGCGCACCTGCCGGGACACGGCTCCTCGCCTTCCTCGGACGGCGCTCCTAG
- a CDS encoding segregation/condensation protein A — protein MEPVAVRGSESLPGAETVPEPVANTETVPGPGPGPGPVPGPQPESEAVPGAEVGPVAGVQGEPAADGVFKVRLANFEGPFDLLLQLISKHKLDVTEVALSKVTDEFMTYIRAMGPDWDLDETTEFLVVAATLLDLKAARLLPAAQVEDEADLALLEARDLLFARLLQYRAYKQIADIFNRRLDEEARRYPRTVGLEPHHADLLPEVVISIGPEGFAKLAVKAMQPKPKPQVYVDHIHAPLVSVQEQAGIVVARLRELGEASFRLLVEDADGTLTVVARFLALLELYREKAVALDQETALGELVVRWTGGAGEAEPMVTDEFDRPPEPPKEDKA, from the coding sequence TTGGAGCCCGTGGCCGTCCGTGGGTCCGAGAGCCTTCCTGGGGCTGAGACCGTCCCGGAGCCGGTCGCGAACACCGAAACTGTGCCGGGGCCGGGGCCGGGGCCGGGGCCGGTGCCGGGACCGCAGCCGGAATCCGAGGCTGTGCCTGGGGCTGAGGTCGGTCCTGTGGCCGGGGTTCAGGGGGAACCTGCGGCCGACGGTGTCTTCAAAGTCCGTCTTGCCAACTTCGAGGGCCCCTTCGACCTCCTCCTCCAGCTGATCTCCAAGCACAAACTGGACGTCACCGAGGTCGCGCTCTCCAAGGTCACCGACGAGTTCATGACGTACATCCGGGCCATGGGGCCGGACTGGGACCTGGACGAGACGACCGAGTTCCTCGTCGTCGCCGCCACCCTCCTCGACCTCAAGGCGGCTCGGCTGCTGCCCGCCGCCCAGGTGGAGGACGAGGCCGACCTGGCGCTCCTGGAGGCCCGGGACCTGCTCTTCGCGCGGCTGCTCCAGTACCGCGCGTACAAGCAGATCGCCGACATCTTCAACCGGCGCCTCGACGAGGAGGCCCGGCGCTACCCCCGTACCGTCGGACTCGAACCGCACCACGCCGACCTGCTGCCCGAGGTCGTCATCAGCATTGGGCCCGAGGGGTTCGCGAAGCTCGCCGTGAAGGCGATGCAGCCCAAGCCCAAGCCGCAGGTGTACGTCGACCACATCCACGCGCCCCTGGTGAGCGTCCAGGAGCAGGCCGGGATCGTGGTCGCCCGGCTCCGGGAACTCGGTGAGGCCAGCTTCCGCCTGCTGGTGGAGGACGCCGACGGCACCCTGACCGTCGTGGCGCGCTTCCTGGCGCTGCTGGAGCTGTACCGGGAGAAGGCCGTGGCGCTGGACCAGGAGACCGCGCTCGGGGAGCTGGTCGTGCGGTGGACCGGCGGTGCGGGGGAGGCCGAGCCGATGGTGACCGACGAGTTCGACCGACCGCCCGAGCCGCCCAAGGAGGACAAGGCGTGA